In one Thermosipho ferrireducens genomic region, the following are encoded:
- a CDS encoding YifB family Mg chelatase-like AAA ATPase, with protein sequence MGISKIFSAILSGLNPILITVEADINKRKVVRDIDIVGLGDTAVKESKKRVISAIRNSGIPVPQGYITVNLAPADLKKEGSLLDLSVALSILGLEIDFLKEKVIALGELSLDGKIRKVRGILPIMSGFSDDFLFVVPKDNEKEARLSGKKFYPVDNLYEVYNFLTSDMELDYNLYKIDEFKDFSETFKEDFSDVKGHAIVKRAMEIVAAGGHNLLMVGPPGSGKTMLARRLPTILPPLSIDETLEVTKIYSAAGLLENTIVSKRPFRSPHHTASAVSIIGGGVRPKPGEITLAHKGVLFLDEFPEFRRDVLEALRQPLEEGVAHITRSQFSITYPAEFILVAAMNPCPCGYYGDKEIQCKCNAYEIERYRKKVSGPILDRIDVQIDVPRLKYEEIRNYVPGESSKEIKKRVIKAREIQRKRYESPLLNSRMSHKMIEKFVKLDDKSEELLKMFVKRYKLSGRAIDKVLKVSRTIADLSESENVKFSHLSEALQYRLHNN encoded by the coding sequence ATGGGGATTTCAAAAATTTTTTCTGCTATCCTCAGTGGGTTAAACCCAATACTTATAACTGTTGAAGCGGATATAAACAAAAGAAAAGTTGTTAGAGATATAGATATTGTGGGGTTAGGCGATACCGCCGTAAAAGAGAGTAAAAAAAGGGTTATAAGTGCAATTAGAAATAGTGGAATTCCTGTACCACAGGGTTATATTACAGTTAACTTAGCTCCAGCTGATTTAAAGAAGGAAGGTTCTTTACTTGATTTAAGTGTAGCACTCTCAATACTTGGGTTAGAGATCGACTTTTTGAAAGAAAAAGTAATTGCACTTGGGGAGCTGTCTCTGGATGGAAAAATCAGGAAGGTCAGGGGAATATTGCCAATTATGAGTGGGTTTTCTGATGATTTCTTATTTGTAGTACCAAAAGATAATGAAAAAGAAGCAAGATTAAGTGGTAAAAAATTTTATCCAGTTGATAATTTGTATGAAGTCTATAACTTTCTTACAAGTGATATGGAATTGGATTATAATTTGTATAAGATTGATGAGTTTAAGGATTTTTCTGAGACTTTCAAAGAAGATTTTTCAGATGTTAAAGGTCACGCTATTGTAAAAAGAGCGATGGAGATTGTTGCTGCAGGAGGACATAATTTACTAATGGTTGGACCACCTGGTTCAGGTAAAACGATGCTTGCAAGAAGGCTTCCCACGATACTTCCGCCCTTGTCAATTGATGAAACTTTGGAGGTAACAAAAATATACAGCGCCGCTGGTCTTCTGGAAAATACTATAGTTTCGAAAAGGCCTTTTAGGTCTCCTCACCATACAGCAAGTGCAGTATCAATAATAGGCGGTGGAGTGAGGCCAAAACCTGGTGAAATTACTCTGGCTCACAAAGGAGTCTTATTTTTAGACGAATTTCCAGAATTTAGAAGAGACGTTTTAGAAGCTTTAAGGCAACCATTAGAAGAAGGTGTAGCTCATATTACAAGATCACAATTTTCAATAACTTATCCAGCTGAATTTATACTTGTTGCAGCCATGAATCCATGCCCTTGTGGATATTACGGTGATAAAGAGATACAGTGCAAATGCAACGCATATGAAATAGAAAGGTACAGAAAAAAAGTTTCTGGTCCCATATTGGATAGAATAGATGTTCAAATAGACGTGCCAAGATTAAAATATGAAGAGATTCGAAATTACGTGCCAGGGGAATCAAGTAAGGAAATAAAAAAAAGGGTAATAAAAGCAAGAGAAATTCAGAGAAAACGTTATGAAAGTCCGTTGTTAAATTCCAGGATGTCCCATAAAATGATAGAAAAGTTTGTAAAATTGGATGATAAATCAGAAGAATTGTTGAAAATGTTTGTAAAAAGGTACAAGCTTTCTGGAAGGGCTATAGACAAGGTTCTGAAAGTTAGTAGAACGATAGCTGACCTATCAGAAAGTGAAAATGTTAAATTTTCACATTTAAGTGAAGCTCTTCAATATAGATTGCATAATAATTAA